One genomic window of Thermovirga sp. includes the following:
- a CDS encoding ATP-binding protein, with translation MKKPDYIPRWAEEILLRETETSPVVMLLGARQVGKTTLLKNCLVPRGWTYMTADDPDQMVALAADPKSVLKSAGDVILDEFQHMPGGIDRVVKLLVDNSEEVRFVLTGSSTSGMLRSLGDSMAGRSSIVSMYPPAPGEWPGEADWTKGLLPRVRLGYRNEEAWLSFWKGYEVAIVQKDIPAVSDIRKRNPAEIYRLCRLLAARAGCRINFQDLARDMGGIALTTVKRWVNALEAVGVVELLPPWVNVSSRFRKSPKLYFFDPGFASYLGNIDGGSLFENAAFTALRAWSSLKPSTGLFWYLDRNNREIDFIIQNRGGNIGFEAKKASSVNLSHAKTLIEARREGLIKEGYVLFDGEGKQQLSEDVFALGIRSLTPKFPS, from the coding sequence CCCCGTGGTCATGCTTCTTGGGGCAAGGCAGGTCGGAAAAACGACCCTTTTGAAAAATTGCCTCGTCCCCAGGGGCTGGACCTACATGACGGCCGACGACCCCGACCAGATGGTGGCCCTTGCCGCTGATCCCAAGTCAGTGCTGAAAAGCGCCGGGGATGTAATACTCGACGAGTTCCAGCACATGCCCGGCGGCATCGACAGGGTAGTCAAGCTCCTTGTAGATAACAGTGAAGAAGTACGCTTTGTCCTTACCGGATCCTCCACGTCGGGGATGCTTCGTTCTCTTGGCGACAGCATGGCCGGAAGATCTTCCATAGTTTCCATGTACCCTCCGGCACCGGGTGAGTGGCCTGGCGAGGCGGACTGGACAAAAGGGTTGCTGCCCCGTGTCAGGCTTGGATACCGAAATGAAGAGGCCTGGCTCTCCTTCTGGAAAGGCTACGAAGTTGCCATCGTGCAGAAAGACATCCCTGCGGTATCGGACATACGCAAACGCAACCCCGCTGAGATCTACAGGCTATGCAGGCTCCTCGCCGCTAGGGCCGGATGCAGGATCAACTTCCAGGACCTGGCCAGGGACATGGGAGGAATCGCCCTTACCACTGTAAAAAGGTGGGTCAACGCCCTTGAAGCGGTCGGGGTGGTGGAGCTCCTTCCGCCATGGGTGAATGTATCGTCCCGTTTCCGGAAATCACCCAAGCTATACTTCTTTGACCCCGGCTTCGCCTCCTACCTGGGGAACATCGACGGGGGAAGCCTCTTTGAGAACGCCGCTTTTACGGCCCTTCGTGCCTGGAGTTCCCTGAAACCCAGTACGGGCCTTTTCTGGTATCTCGACCGCAACAACAGGGAGATCGACTTTATCATCCAAAACCGCGGGGGCAACATTGGCTTCGAAGCCAAGAAAGCCTCCTCCGTCAACCTGTCACATGCGAAAACACTTATCGAAGCAAGGCGCGAGGGCCTTATAAAAGAGGGATATGTCCTCTTCGACGGAGAGGGTAAACAACAGCTATCGGAAGATGTATTCGCCCTAGGAATCCGATCCCTCACGCCAAAATTCCCCTCATAG